Proteins from a genomic interval of Salvelinus alpinus chromosome 7, SLU_Salpinus.1, whole genome shotgun sequence:
- the LOC139580383 gene encoding charged multivesicular body protein 6-like, which translates to MGNIFARKRRTRVTEQDRAVLQLKQQRDKLKLYQKRINLQLEKERNLAKQLLKDGKKEKALLLLKKKRYQDQLLDKTENQISNLERMCQDIEFAQIEMKVVEGLKVGNDCLKSLHEAMSIEDVERIMDETQEGIEYQREIDEMLAGSLTQEDEDAVLAELEAITQGELGLPEVPDESLPDVPEAADEEPEPGQERERPRKKQERGMMAV; encoded by the exons ATGGGAAACATTTTCGCCAGAAAGAGACGCACGCGAGTCACAGAGCAGGACAGGGCAGTTTTG CAATTGAAACAGCAGAGAGATAAGTTAAAGCTGTATCAGAAGAGAATCAACCTgcagctggagaaggagaggaatctAGCCAAGCAGCTGCTGAAAGATGGCAAGAAAGA GAAGGCCCTCCTCTTGCTCAAGAAGAAGAGATACCAAGACCAGCTCCTGGACAAGACAGAAAACCAGATAAGCAACCTGGAGCGAATG TGTCAAGACATTGAGTTTGCCCAGATTGAGATGAAGGTCGTTGAAGGCCTTAAAGTTGGAAACGACTGCCTGAAGTCATTGCATGAG GCGATGTCCATCGAGGATGTGGAGAGAATTATGGATGAGACCCAAGAAGGCATTGAATACCAGAGG GAAATAGATGAGATGCTGGCAGGTTCCCTGACACAGGAGGATGAAGATGCTGTACTGGCTGAACTGGAGGCCATCACTCAG GGAGAGCTTGGCCTACCCGAGGTACCTGACGAATCCCTGCCAGACGTCCCAGAGGCAGCTGATGAAGAACCAGAGCCAGGTCAAG agagggagaggccaagGAAGAAGCAGGAAAGAGGGATGATGGCTGTCTAG